In a genomic window of Curtobacterium flaccumfaciens pv. betae:
- the hisS gene encoding histidine--tRNA ligase, with protein MATTVTAPRGMRDFLPADKARREHVLGVVRDVYSRHGFDEIETPVVEDAARLHSGLGGDNEKLAFAVMKRGLTTEDLQAAEAPLDLADLGLRFDLTVPLARFYASHRAELPSVFRSVQIAPVWRAERPQKGRYRQFVQCDIDILGEPGQLAEIELIRATTAALDALGVSGTTIRINDRRILLALLASWGITEPAADRALITIDKLDKIGADGVAAELRSTVGADLPGLEDTIRALEAADWTSVEGEPWLDAEAFADLLRLREALPGVDLRFDPTLVRGMGYYTGTIFEVAHPDFGYSLGGGGRYDGMIGRFLGQDVPAVGFSLGFERLVDLVTLPESAEADAVVLVYDKDVDPVRLAALKTEALASHRRVRLERRTKNTKNLLAGLAAQGFTAFATVSADTASLEGVEFRPLD; from the coding sequence ATGGCAACGACCGTGACGGCACCCCGTGGCATGCGTGACTTCCTCCCGGCGGACAAGGCTCGGCGCGAGCACGTGCTCGGTGTCGTGCGGGACGTCTACTCGCGGCACGGTTTCGACGAGATCGAGACCCCGGTGGTGGAGGACGCTGCGCGGCTGCACTCCGGGCTCGGCGGTGACAACGAGAAGCTGGCGTTCGCGGTGATGAAGCGCGGGCTCACCACCGAGGACCTGCAGGCAGCCGAAGCGCCGCTGGACCTCGCTGACCTCGGTCTCCGGTTCGACCTGACGGTCCCGCTGGCCCGGTTCTACGCCTCGCACCGCGCGGAGCTGCCGTCGGTGTTCCGATCCGTGCAGATCGCGCCGGTCTGGCGTGCCGAGCGCCCGCAGAAGGGTCGCTACCGCCAGTTCGTGCAGTGCGACATCGACATCTTGGGGGAGCCCGGGCAGCTCGCCGAGATCGAGCTCATCCGCGCGACGACCGCGGCCCTCGATGCCCTCGGGGTCAGCGGCACGACGATCCGGATCAACGACCGCCGGATCCTGCTGGCGCTCCTCGCGTCGTGGGGGATCACCGAGCCCGCCGCCGACCGCGCGCTCATCACGATCGACAAGCTCGACAAGATCGGTGCAGACGGCGTCGCGGCGGAGCTCCGCAGCACCGTGGGCGCCGACCTGCCCGGGCTCGAGGACACCATCCGCGCGCTCGAGGCCGCCGACTGGACGTCGGTCGAGGGGGAGCCGTGGCTCGACGCCGAGGCCTTCGCCGACCTGCTCCGCCTGCGCGAGGCGCTGCCCGGGGTGGACCTGCGCTTCGACCCGACGCTCGTGCGCGGCATGGGGTACTACACGGGCACGATCTTCGAGGTCGCGCACCCCGACTTCGGCTACAGCCTCGGTGGCGGCGGCCGGTACGACGGGATGATCGGCCGGTTCCTCGGGCAGGACGTCCCCGCGGTCGGGTTCTCGCTCGGGTTCGAGCGGCTCGTCGACCTCGTGACCCTCCCGGAGTCCGCCGAGGCCGACGCCGTCGTGCTCGTGTACGACAAGGACGTCGACCCGGTCCGGCTCGCCGCGCTGAAGACCGAGGCGCTGGCGTCTCACCGACGCGTCCGGCTCGAGCGCCGCACGAAGAACACGAAGAACCTGCTCGCCGGCCTCGCCGCCCAGGGCTTCACGGCGTTCGCCACCGTCTCGGCGGACACCGCGTCGCTCGAGGGCGTCGAGTTCCGCCCGCTCGACTGA
- a CDS encoding DUF501 domain-containing protein — MTTPPFDPPSDRDVQVVSAQLGRPARDVIGIAARCVCGNPTVVSTKPRLSNGTPFPTFYYLCHPAATAAVSTLEANQVMPELAALLEDPEVAAQYRAAHESYLADRESIEHVDEIDGISAGGMPTRVKCLHALVGHALAAGPGVNPIGDLALERADWSPSRCACRAYDDGADAGVGAGGGEV; from the coding sequence GTGACGACCCCTCCCTTCGACCCGCCCTCCGACCGCGACGTCCAGGTCGTGTCGGCGCAGCTCGGCCGACCGGCACGTGACGTCATCGGGATCGCGGCACGCTGCGTCTGTGGCAACCCCACCGTCGTGTCCACGAAGCCCCGGCTGTCGAACGGCACCCCGTTCCCGACGTTCTACTACCTGTGCCACCCCGCGGCCACCGCTGCGGTCAGCACCCTCGAGGCCAACCAGGTGATGCCCGAGCTGGCAGCCCTGCTCGAGGACCCCGAAGTCGCCGCGCAGTACCGCGCGGCCCACGAGTCCTACCTGGCCGATCGCGAGTCGATCGAACACGTCGACGAGATCGACGGCATCAGCGCCGGTGGCATGCCCACCCGCGTGAAGTGCCTGCACGCCCTCGTCGGCCACGCCCTCGCCGCCGGACCCGGCGTCAACCCCATCGGCGACCTCGCGCTCGAGCGCGCGGACTGGTCGCCCTCCCGGTGTGCATGCCGGGCGTATGATGACGGTGCAGACGCTGGAGTCGGGGCGGGTGGCGGCGAAGTCTGA
- a CDS encoding threonine/serine exporter family protein, which translates to MVGLGSALANLQNALRRPEAHVEVVDGESVPVGMLLGTLGALLLDAGSSVTDVRSALEKARDAAGVGPTLAIGVLPALVMVSEVSTGAATIVNAEGVELSSRQAARANRVVLGLESGSIALAEIPARVRAIRAGTVPPPALPWILGNALTSAGLAVVFRCPWWAIVLALVVGGLVGVIGLVLRRFREAVAIIPFLAAFVSTAIVGLVAAGTGFEQVPLFAVCAPVAVFVPGALITNALLELTAADIVTGSSRLVQGLIMLGFMAAGIASGSALTGLHVDPSSAALVGEVAGVGTDLAGWESVPAYWVSWVAVVVLAVGLGLVFRSGWRLTLVSVAVMVTAYAVVSTTTPLWGSVIATGAAAALLFVATRLLERLVPAIPATVSFFPAFLLLVPGTVGLVAVATFDPEALATPLATFVSLCIGTKIGGLLPGLFARNAPRRAVDATS; encoded by the coding sequence GTGGTCGGACTCGGAAGCGCACTCGCCAACCTGCAGAACGCCCTCCGCCGACCGGAGGCCCACGTCGAGGTCGTCGACGGCGAGAGCGTCCCGGTCGGCATGCTCCTGGGCACCCTCGGAGCCCTGCTCCTGGACGCCGGCAGCTCCGTGACCGACGTCCGGTCGGCGCTCGAGAAGGCCCGTGACGCCGCCGGGGTCGGACCGACGCTCGCGATCGGCGTCCTGCCCGCCCTGGTGATGGTGAGCGAGGTCTCGACGGGCGCCGCCACGATCGTCAACGCCGAGGGCGTCGAACTGTCCTCCCGCCAGGCCGCCCGCGCCAACCGCGTCGTGCTCGGGCTCGAGAGCGGCTCCATCGCCCTCGCCGAGATCCCCGCCCGCGTCCGGGCCATCCGCGCCGGTACCGTCCCGCCGCCCGCCCTGCCGTGGATCCTCGGCAACGCCCTGACCTCGGCCGGCCTGGCCGTCGTCTTCCGCTGCCCCTGGTGGGCGATCGTCCTGGCGCTCGTCGTCGGCGGCCTCGTCGGCGTGATCGGACTGGTCCTCCGGCGGTTCCGCGAAGCCGTCGCGATCATCCCGTTCCTGGCCGCGTTCGTGTCGACGGCGATCGTCGGCTTGGTCGCCGCGGGCACCGGGTTCGAGCAGGTCCCGCTCTTCGCGGTCTGCGCCCCGGTCGCGGTGTTCGTCCCCGGCGCGCTCATCACCAACGCGTTGCTCGAACTCACCGCCGCGGACATCGTCACCGGGTCGTCGCGGCTGGTGCAGGGGCTCATCATGCTCGGCTTCATGGCCGCCGGCATCGCGTCCGGCAGTGCCCTGACCGGATTGCACGTCGATCCGTCGTCGGCCGCGCTCGTCGGCGAGGTCGCGGGGGTCGGCACGGACCTGGCCGGCTGGGAGTCCGTGCCGGCGTACTGGGTGTCGTGGGTCGCCGTCGTGGTGCTCGCGGTCGGGCTCGGTCTGGTGTTCCGATCCGGGTGGCGCCTGACGCTCGTGTCGGTGGCGGTCATGGTCACCGCCTACGCCGTGGTGAGCACGACGACGCCGCTCTGGGGCAGCGTCATCGCGACCGGGGCCGCGGCGGCGCTGCTGTTCGTCGCGACCCGGTTGCTCGAGCGGCTCGTGCCGGCGATCCCGGCGACGGTGTCGTTCTTCCCGGCGTTCCTGCTGCTCGTGCCGGGGACGGTCGGGCTGGTGGCGGTGGCCACCTTCGATCCGGAGGCGCTCGCGACCCCGCTCGCGACCTTCGTCAGTCTGTGCATCGGGACGAAGATCGGCGGGCTCCTGCCCGGCCTCTTCGCCCGCAACGCGCCCCGGCGTGCGGTGGACGCGACCAGCTGA
- a CDS encoding FtsB family cell division protein, with product MPSQKPRVRRVPVAMPDGSTPAQPWYRSIHFSGFSLLMLAIIVLFVVVLAPSLRTLIQQQEQIAQQQHEVASQKADVAQKKQDVARWDDPAYIEAQARDRLLYVYPGEESYLVMGAEDEAADKTPTTDSGTPVSAKVQTPKVDWVQAMLSSVLQSGLTDERAADLVAPDVSGTGDSK from the coding sequence GTGCCCAGCCAGAAGCCCCGCGTCCGCCGCGTCCCCGTGGCGATGCCCGACGGCAGCACGCCCGCGCAGCCCTGGTACCGCTCGATCCACTTCTCCGGGTTCAGCCTGCTCATGCTCGCGATCATCGTGCTCTTCGTGGTGGTGCTCGCGCCGTCGCTCCGGACGCTCATCCAGCAGCAGGAGCAGATCGCCCAGCAGCAGCACGAGGTCGCGAGTCAGAAGGCCGACGTCGCGCAGAAGAAGCAGGACGTCGCACGCTGGGACGACCCGGCGTACATCGAGGCACAGGCCCGCGACCGACTGCTCTACGTGTACCCGGGCGAGGAGAGCTACCTCGTGATGGGCGCCGAGGACGAGGCCGCCGACAAGACCCCCACCACCGACTCGGGCACCCCCGTGAGCGCGAAGGTGCAGACGCCCAAGGTCGACTGGGTGCAGGCGATGCTCTCGTCGGTGCTGCAGTCCGGGCTCACCGACGAGCGGGCAGCCGACCTCGTCGCCCCCGACGTCTCCGGGACCGGCGACAGCAAGTAG
- a CDS encoding NAD(P)/FAD-dependent oxidoreductase, with amino-acid sequence MPKILVVGGGYAGFYTAWKLEKHLRQGEAEVVMVDPLPYMTYQPFLPEVAAGSIEPRHAVVAHRRHLKKTRVVTAKVTKVDHATKTATITPTEGEAWEESYDQIVMTAGAVSRTFPIPGVADEAIGLKTIEEAASIRDRILSNFHKAANLPAGPERDRLLTVVVVGGGFAGIEVFAELRSFVTDLLKSHPQLSFDDTHFHLVEAMGRIMPEVSLETSHWVLKNLAERGATVHLETQLASAVGGVCELKTSDGAIETIPSDLIIWTAGVMANPMVKGTDFPLEQRGRIRVQPDLRVVDDNGVIADAWACGDVAAVPDLTGGGVGGFCVPNAQHAVRQAKQLAKNVVATIRGEATTDYKHENLGAVAGLGLGTGVFQSGKFAMKGFLAWGAHRGYHGLAMPSWERKWRVIGDWVGGFFLGRDIVSLDDRETPRAAFEAFASRPKPAAEAPAAPAAAPAPEEGKVAGAAGPVYGEPAKDVSNAAEPVTAPADAK; translated from the coding sequence GTGCCCAAGATCCTCGTCGTCGGCGGCGGTTACGCCGGTTTCTACACCGCATGGAAGCTCGAGAAGCACCTTCGCCAGGGCGAAGCCGAGGTCGTCATGGTGGACCCGCTGCCGTACATGACGTACCAGCCGTTCCTGCCCGAGGTCGCCGCCGGCTCCATCGAGCCGCGTCACGCGGTCGTCGCGCACCGTCGTCACCTCAAGAAGACCCGCGTCGTCACGGCGAAGGTCACCAAGGTCGACCACGCCACCAAGACGGCGACGATCACCCCGACCGAGGGCGAGGCGTGGGAGGAGTCCTACGACCAGATCGTCATGACCGCCGGCGCGGTGTCCCGCACGTTCCCGATCCCGGGCGTCGCGGACGAGGCCATCGGCCTGAAGACCATCGAGGAAGCCGCGTCCATCCGTGACCGCATCCTCAGCAACTTCCACAAGGCGGCGAACCTGCCGGCCGGTCCCGAGCGCGACCGCCTGCTCACCGTCGTCGTCGTCGGTGGTGGCTTCGCCGGCATCGAGGTGTTCGCCGAGCTGCGCTCCTTCGTCACCGACCTGCTGAAGAGCCACCCGCAGCTGTCGTTCGACGACACGCACTTCCACCTGGTCGAGGCGATGGGCCGCATCATGCCCGAGGTCTCGCTCGAGACCTCGCACTGGGTGCTCAAGAACCTCGCCGAGCGTGGCGCGACCGTGCACCTCGAGACCCAGCTGGCCTCGGCCGTGGGTGGCGTCTGCGAGCTCAAGACGAGCGACGGCGCGATCGAGACCATCCCGTCCGACCTCATCATCTGGACCGCCGGCGTCATGGCGAACCCGATGGTCAAGGGCACCGACTTCCCGCTCGAGCAGCGTGGCCGCATCCGCGTGCAGCCCGACCTGCGCGTGGTCGACGACAACGGCGTGATCGCCGACGCATGGGCCTGCGGCGACGTCGCGGCCGTGCCGGACCTGACCGGCGGCGGTGTCGGCGGGTTCTGCGTGCCGAACGCCCAGCACGCCGTGCGTCAGGCCAAGCAGCTCGCGAAGAACGTCGTCGCGACCATCCGTGGCGAGGCGACGACCGACTACAAGCACGAGAACCTCGGTGCCGTCGCGGGTCTCGGCCTGGGCACCGGCGTGTTCCAGTCCGGCAAGTTCGCCATGAAGGGCTTCCTGGCCTGGGGTGCCCACCGCGGCTACCACGGCCTGGCCATGCCGTCGTGGGAGCGCAAGTGGCGCGTCATCGGCGACTGGGTCGGTGGCTTCTTCCTGGGCCGCGACATCGTGTCGCTCGACGACCGCGAGACCCCGCGTGCCGCGTTCGAGGCGTTCGCGTCCCGTCCGAAGCCCGCTGCCGAGGCCCCGGCCGCGCCCGCCGCAGCCCCGGCTCCGGAAGAGGGCAAGGTCGCCGGTGCCGCCGGCCCCGTGTACGGCGAGCCCGCGAAGGACGTCTCCAACGCCGCCGAGCCGGTGACGGCCCCGGCCGACGCCAAGTAG
- the eno gene encoding phosphopyruvate hydratase produces the protein MALIDAVGAREVLDSRGNPTVEVEVLLDDGVVSRALVPSGASTGAFEAYELRDEDASRYGGKGVLKAVDAVLDEIGPALEGFDATDQRLVDAALIELDGTENKSRLGANAILGASLAVARAAADSVDLPLFRYLGGPNAHTLPVPLMNVVNGGAHADTNVDIQEFFLVPYGAESFSEALRWGVETYHALKGELKKQGLATGLGDEGGFAPELASNRAALDFLLTAIEKAGYTPGKDIAVGLDVASTEFFSDGKYQFEGKQLSSQEFTSYFAELVANYPLVTIEDPLAEDDWEGWSHLTAELGDKVQIVGDDLFVTNPKRLQRGIDEKAANSILVKVNQIGTLTETLDAVSLAHRHGLTSILSHRSGETEDTTIADIAVAVDGGQIKTGAPARSDRVAKYNQLLRIEEELGDAAVYAGRSAFPRAASL, from the coding sequence GTGGCCCTGATCGATGCCGTAGGCGCACGCGAAGTCCTCGATTCCCGAGGCAACCCGACGGTCGAGGTCGAGGTCCTCCTCGACGACGGCGTCGTGTCCCGCGCGCTCGTCCCGTCCGGTGCATCCACCGGCGCGTTCGAGGCGTACGAGCTGCGCGACGAGGACGCCTCGCGCTACGGCGGCAAGGGCGTGCTCAAGGCCGTCGACGCCGTCCTCGACGAGATCGGCCCGGCGCTCGAGGGCTTCGACGCCACCGACCAGCGCCTCGTCGACGCCGCGCTCATCGAGCTCGACGGCACCGAGAACAAGTCCCGCCTCGGCGCGAACGCGATCCTCGGTGCCTCGCTCGCCGTGGCCCGTGCCGCAGCCGACTCGGTCGACCTGCCGCTCTTCCGCTACCTCGGCGGCCCGAACGCGCACACGCTGCCCGTCCCGCTGATGAACGTCGTCAACGGTGGTGCCCACGCGGACACCAACGTCGACATCCAGGAGTTCTTCCTGGTGCCCTACGGCGCCGAGTCCTTCTCCGAGGCACTCCGCTGGGGCGTCGAGACCTACCACGCCCTCAAGGGCGAGCTGAAGAAGCAGGGCCTGGCCACCGGCCTCGGCGACGAGGGCGGCTTCGCGCCGGAGCTCGCGTCGAACCGCGCGGCGCTCGACTTCCTGCTCACCGCGATCGAGAAGGCCGGCTACACGCCCGGCAAGGACATCGCCGTCGGCCTCGACGTCGCGTCCACCGAGTTCTTCTCGGACGGCAAGTACCAGTTCGAGGGCAAGCAGCTCTCGAGCCAGGAGTTCACCTCCTACTTCGCCGAGCTCGTCGCGAACTACCCCCTCGTCACCATCGAGGACCCGCTGGCCGAGGACGACTGGGAAGGCTGGTCGCACCTGACCGCCGAGCTCGGCGACAAGGTCCAGATCGTCGGCGACGACCTGTTCGTCACCAACCCGAAGCGTCTGCAGCGGGGCATCGACGAGAAGGCCGCGAACTCGATCCTCGTCAAGGTCAACCAGATCGGCACGCTCACCGAGACCCTCGACGCGGTCTCGCTCGCGCACCGTCACGGCCTGACCTCGATCCTGTCGCACCGCTCCGGCGAGACCGAGGACACCACGATCGCGGACATCGCGGTCGCGGTCGACGGTGGCCAGATCAAGACCGGCGCCCCGGCCCGCTCGGACCGCGTCGCGAAGTACAACCAGCTGCTCCGCATCGAGGAAGAGCTCGGTGACGCCGCGGTGTACGCCGGTCGCTCGGCCTTCCCGCGCGCCGCGTCGCTGTAA